The nucleotide window CCACAAGCCCAGCCCAGGGTCCCAGGGAGCTGCTGAGAGCCACGTCTGAACCTGGGGATCTGGACTCCTACCTATTCCAGTGCTCTTCACCTGCCACCCCAGAGTGACTACTGGACAGAAGTGAAAGCAGGAATTCAAAGCTCACCCAGCAGACAGATgtggggtgcaggggagggggccTGGAGTGGCAGGGAGACAGGGTTGGGTAACTGGCAGCGGTACCTGCGGGGTGTGGAGCGAATGAGCTGGGACACCTGCTGCATGTAGTCTGTGGCCAACAGTACCACCTCTTCATCCTCCGAGAAGTCCTCCTGGAAGATCTGGTCCAGCAGCCACTTCCACTGCAGCTGTCATGGGGCAAGCGGGCAGTGGGACAGTGGGGCTGGGTGTGGCAGGGACCacagaggacagggagggagTCCGGGAGAGGCaaggtggacacaggagcccatcCATTGCCCTGAGGAAGGGAtggcccaggagccccaggatcgGCACCTCCCAGCATGGGCTGCACTCACATGGGGGGTGATCTTCTGCAGTTGTCCCAGCGTCACCTTGTTGTACGTGGAACTGACATCCCGCCGGAGGTCATCATACTCTGACACTGTGATCTGGAGGTGAAGGTGAGTGTTGACCCAGACCTGCCTCGTGGCCCTCTCCCCTCAGTCCACAGCCGCCCCTCAGTCCACagcttcccctcccactccctcacGTTGGCCAGCCGCTGCTCCAGCTGCAGGATCTCTGCGGCCTTCTGCTCCACAGCCTCAGCCCCCAACAGGTTAAGCAGGCGCTCCATGAACACCCGGTATGCTGCCAGGATCTGCACCAAGAGGGGACAGTTCAAGGGTGGGGGTCAGTGTCAGGCCCTAGTCCCACCCTCCCGGAGCCCCACGCCGTCCCTGCCATCCCACCCCAGGCCCCCACACCTTCTCACTCTCCTCATCCTGAGCTAAGTACAGGGTCCTCTCAGGCAGAGTGAGCCCATCCTGGTCAAtctggggagagggatggggtcAGAGGTCAGAGATCAGAGATCAACGTGCCAGGTGCCTGAAAACAGACTGACCAGAGGACGGACCAGATAGCCACTGACACAACCCCCAGGAGCACGAAGACACTACCCCTCCATCCGGAGAAGCTGGTAgaaacccccacccctccccagcctaGCCTGGCGACACGCGGGAGGCGGGAGCCCTTGCCCCCATCCTTCCTCCCGCCAGCCTTCACCTTCCCCACATATGAAGGGCACTTGCGGGCTACCCCCCACCCGAGAGCTGGGGCCCAGGGCATTCTGGCCCGCCCCAGCCCACCGGCACACCCCTCGGTCTGTGCTCTCACAGCCTGCCACAGGACTGGCAAATTGCGGCTCCCGCGGCTCCACTAAACACCGTAATTACTCGAGGGAAATTACTTGCGCCCTCCTCCCGCGCTCTGCCGGTGCGcgctcctctctcttcccctccccttctgcacCGGTCTCCTTGCGCGGGGGCCGCGCGTGCGGGGCCGCCACGTCCCGGGTCCCGGCCCGCCCCACCCGCGGCGGGGTAACCGGGGAGGGGGACGCACTCACGCGGATGACGTAGCGCGAGGAGTTCCTGTCGTCCAGGCTGACCGTGAGCGAGAAGAGCGCGGCAGCGCTGTACACGCCCTGGGCCTTGTACAGCAGCCGGTTGAGGTCCCAGAGCGCTGCAGCCGCGGGGCGCTCAGCAGCGCCGCCCAGGTCCCAGCCCCCGCAGTCCTCGATGACTTCGAGCATGGGCCGTGGACCGAGCCGCTCGATCTCGCGCATGTCGAGGCACGAGCGGAAGAAGGCCCGCACCTTGCGCTGGGCGGCCCCGCCTGGCCCACCCCCGGGCCGCGCAAGCAAGCGCCGCAGGCGCTCCTCGTTCTGCTCGCCGATGGCCGCGATGGTGCCGTAAGTGAGCTTGTCGTCGGGGATGGCGTGGCGCCGCAGCCAGCCACCGCACGCGAAGGAGTAGAAGTCCTGGCACGGGTCTATGCTGGCGTCCAGGTTGGCGGCCAGGAAGCGCGCGGCGCGCGCGAAGGCCTTGCGCTCGGGGCAGCCCTCGGAGCaggcgcccccgccgccgcccgcggcGCCCGGGCCCAGGTACTTGAGCGCCAGCATGGCGGCCAGGATGGCGCAGAGGCCGGCGGCGAACACCAGCCCCGACAGTAGGCACACCTCGCGCCGGTTCCAGCGAGGCAGCCCCGCCCGGGCCCCTGTGGCGCTGCGCCCCGCGGCCAGCGGGAAGCCAGGGGGCAGCGAGGCcccgcgcgcccctcccgtgCCACACCGGCTCACGTATTTGACCTCCTGGAACTCGTCGTAGTGCGCAGACATCGAATATGGGGTCTCCATGGTGCCGCTGGCCCGGCTGCGCAGCCCTTGGCGATCTCAGCTACACGGTGCACGGGGCCGCGGGCCTCCTGGCGGGTCTCCGCATGGCTCCCGGGCCGCAGCTGCCGGAAGGGTAGACACGGGTTCAGAGAGGCTCTGGGGCCCGACGGGGCCCACCAGCACGAGAAGGAGGGACGCAGGCCTAGGTTCGGAGGCTGGAGGCCACCGCGTGTTTCCAACAGCGAGTGAGCCTGAGGCCTGGCCTCCCTCAGCCACTCTGAGAATGAGGCAAGGGGAAGGCTCAGATGGCCACCAGCTCCCTCACGCACAGTAGTGTCCTTTaacctgcctcctctctccctgcacaCAGATGCCTGCCGCATACTTGGGAGGCCCCTGACATAAAGTAGGGGAGCACCATGCAccgggcctggcacacagtaggccctcAATAAAAGACTTTCTCTTCCCATTGCCTTTCTCGTCTGCGACCTGCTACAGCCAAgaccaggtgggggagggggaagccagAGGCCAGAGAAAGGAGGTGCGGTCAGGGGCGAGTGTACGCCAACCCAGAAGCCGCACTGGAACCAGACGCTCAGGAAAACGGGCTAAAGAACCAAACTTTGTCCTCGAGGATGTCCACCCCCAGCCCCGTCTCCTAATCAGTGGCCAGAATGCCCACCCGCCTCCCACCCTTTCCCAAGCGGCGCGCTCCAACCCGCCCGGGATCAGGAAGAAACCCCCGACGGCCCTAAGAACCTGGAATGGGTTCCGTCCTCCGTCCCTCCGCTCCTCCGCCCCTGCCCTGGGCCACTCCCGGCTTCAACAGGTTTTCCCCGGAACCCAAACTTGAGCGAAGTTTCACCCCTGGCGCGAAGCGAACTGGGCCCGTGCGTCCCGTGCTCCCGGCGCTGCGCCTCCAGCGCCTCGCCGCGCAGTCCGCGGAGCCGGAGAGCCGAGCCCCGGGAGTCGCAGTCGCAGCCGGAGCCGGAGCTGCGGGGACGCAGACAAAGCCCGGAGGCTCGGCGCAGTGGCGGCGGCGGATGTGGCTGCGATGGTGGCCGCGATGGCAGCGGACTCGGATGCCACTTACCCGGCAGGTGCGCACCCGGGCCGAGCGGGAACTGAGCGGGTCGAGCCCGGGCCGGAGccggagctggagctggagcggAGCCGGGCGGGCGGGAGCTCTCTCCGTGCGCCCACCACCTCCTCTGCCGCCGCGCCGCCCGCCGGCCCCGAGGGAGGGGGCGCGCCGGCGGCTCCACCCTCCTCcgcccgccccccgcgccccctccTTCTTCCACCCATCATCCCGGCTACCTGGCAGCTCGGTGGCAGCTCGGGGGCGGGGACGGCGGCTGCGGGACCCGCTCCCAAGGGGCTGGCACAGGCTCCGGGATCGGGGATTCCAGGTACAAATGCGTCCCGGGAAGAGTGAGGGCGACTGCTACTCCCGGGAAAGGGTTCCCTTCTGATCTGATGCCCCCGCCTCGGGGCCGCCTACCAGGCCCGCCTTGAAAAGGGCTCAAGCTGGAGCTGAGGAGGCGCGTGGATTATCCCAGGGGAGCCCACAGGACTGGTGCACCGCCTAAGGAAGACTCCCAGCAAGGCTATGGGGTGTCCTGAAATACGCCTGGACGCTCCTGGCACGGCGCCTGGCCCAGAGCAGCCTTCAATACGTGGGCTTTCTGGTCCCACTCCTCCTTTAGCCCCTGCCCTTACCCAGCCCTCCCGAGAGGGCGTCTGGGGCTGTGGTTGGCCAGGCAGCCTTCACCCTGCTTGGGGGCTACTGCACGAGGTGGGGTCCTCAGGGCTGAGACTGCACCCCTCCTCCAAACCTCAGCCGGCCTCAGCCCCCACTGCTCCGGAAGCCCCTggccaggaagagagaaaagaactgaGGAGTAATGCAAGAGCTCCTCCCCCGCTGGGGACCAGgagcgagggagggagagggggagggtgccTGCCAGCCCAGCCCTAGTCCTCAGACAGAGCGCAGGACTCAGGCTCCTGCTGCATGGACTAGTGGAAGTCACAGGctagggatggggtgggggtgggggtgggtgtctCTGAATGTGGGACCTTCCCATACAACTTGCTTTCTGAATGTGGGACCTCCCTCCCACAGCCTCCAGCCCCTGAGGCAGGGCCCACCTGCCCCCCAGCTCACCATTGTACCCCCACAGGGCCTGGCCATGGGGGCAATGCTACTGTTTCTGGAGTCTCTGCTCTCGGTCTTatcctccccatcctctcctcttCCCGTGTCCCCAGTAGGGGGCCCCCCAGGGCACCAGTGCTCCCAGGCCTGCCCGTTCTAGCCTATCTGACTGGGCTAGACAATGAGGCAGCCCAAGGCTGCAGTGGAACCCCAGCTCATAAAAACCACAAGGCAAGGGCTCAAAGGCACCATCGCCCTGTCCCCTTCCTGGGGCTTTTCAGCAGCCTGGCCCCAAGTGGCCACTTCTGCTTCCCTCCCATGTCTCTCCACCTGTTCATCTGTACAGCACCACTCtgggtcctctctgcctccactTCCAGCCATTTCAGGGTCCTCCTCTGCCCCACACATTCTTCTTGGGTCCAATTAATTCCACGGAGGAGAGGTGGAATTATGTAAAATGTGGCGATTCCgtaagggaggaggggagggcagggcggTGGCAAAGTGGCTCTTTGTGCTTTTAATCTGCATTTTTTCCCTCAACGTTCCATCTCCAGGAGGATAATTTTCCAGCCTTTTCAGGCCCTGATTGGTATCATTTCTCCAGCAATGACAGCTTTTATTTTCCCTGAAATGAATGCCGTGAAATTtccaagaaatataaaaatggataTTGTCTCAGGGAGCCGATGCTCTTCCGACAGAAAGGCACAAAGGCAAACATTTCTCCCTGGGGACCCTGCTGTTCCAGCCACTAGGGGGTGGGGGACCCAAGCCCTCAgcacctcctccctcccaggtCAGCTGCTGGACCCCCGCCTGGCCATCCCTCTTCCATGCTCCCAGCCATCATCGATCTGGTCTTCTGCCTCCCCAGTCTCAGCCAGGcctctctacctgcctgcctCACTCTATCTTGCGAGCTCTGTACAGCACCTCACCCTGCAACAGCCAGCCCCAGAGGCTCCCAGGACAACCCCAGTCCTGAGCACGGTAACCAGAGCCCACCAGAGTGGCCTGGGGATCAGGCCCACGAGGGGGACCTAGATCCCCTAGACAGTTTGCCAGTAAAGAGTGACCAGGTCCTTTGCACCTTCCTTCTCAGGAAAGAGAAGCTGAACGCAGCTCCTGTGTTCTCTTGGAGACATCCAGTTCCAATGTTCCTCTACCCCGCCCCCGCTTGTCAAGGTGACCCCCTGACTGAGGAACAAGAGAATGACAGGACTCAGGACAGCGGCAGCACCCAGCCAAGCCCTGAGCCAGGCGACTGGGCGCCCAGCTGGACAGCCTGGGAAGCATCCGTCAAAACTGCCTTGGAGAGAGAACGCCTGAAGGGgtgcagggagcagaggggaggggtgtgggttGGCCCCCAAAACCCTCAACTCAGCCTTCTCCCTGACCCTGGGCCAGATCCCAGCCTACCCCTCCTGGGTGAGGTGTCACCAGGTCTGGGTTCTGGGGAAGGGACAAAAAGCAACCCCCCTCGCTGGGACAATAGTTCTCACACCAGTGACATGTCTGTAGACCTTTTAGCAAGCGAAGCTCTAAACACGTCCCTCCAAAGGCGGCTGCCTACCTGAAGCCAGAACCTTCCCGGCACCCCCTCTGGCTTACACATAAGTGGGGATAGGCCAGGGGCCCATTTGCCTGCCACTCCAACAGGCAGGCCTAGGAGCCCCACGGCGGCTGAAGGGGGTCCTTGTCCTGCCTCAGCTCTGGGATGGAGGGTGACATGCCCCCAACCTTCACCCTGCCCACCCagctcccaccccactccacagTCCATCCTGCAATCTCCTTGGTGTCCTGGAAAACACCCCCAACCCacttcctgtcctctgcccagcctcccagtgctcatcccatctaTTATTCACAGcacaaaatggatttttaatttgagaaatgaAATGACTCTCCCAAGTGgctggggcggtggggagggggcgggggaaggctGGAGCCTCTAGGCAGCCACGGTGGTGCTGACTCAGACTTTTGTGGGAAAGCCAGGTGCCCACAGCAGGCCTGGGGGGCCCCAGAGGCCCACATACCCCAGCACCCAGCCCGTGCCTTCACTCTGCCCTGTTGCGGACGGAGACTCGGTGGTGGGAGGGGCCGCCCATCTTCCCTGCCTGAGCACCTGGGGGGGCTAGCCCCCGACCGGGCAGGGGCTAGGGAGGGCTGGACACCACACCCCCTTCTTTCAGATACTTGGGCCTTGAGGGTGGTGCATATCCTCTCCAAACTCAACTGGACTCAAGAGCTTCCCCTGTGCAGACCCCTCGCTGAGCTCCTCTGCTAGCTGTCAGCACCAGTGTGCTCGCTCCAACCCCGAATGCAGGCCCAGCCTCCCCACTAGCCTCCGGCTCCCggcgcccctccccacctctcctgaTAGACCTCACTCCTAGTGTACCCATGAGGCAGCGACTTCTTCCCacccttctctgcccttcccgcTCTGTCTCCCTACCTCCTACTGCTCTCTTCTTCCGGTCACTCTGATCTAGTTTCATTTCCCAGAACTTAGCTGCCTCTCGTGTACCTCAGGACCTTAGCACTTGCTGTTCTGCTACTGTTGCTGATACACCTTTCTCCCATCGCCTCTTACACTGGCCAGCTGCCACTCAACCTCCTTGGGATGTCAGCCTCTCTTGTCTGGTCGGGTACACTGTACAAGGACTGGGCACCCCCCTCCCGATCCCCCCCCATACTGCCTGTACCTCACTCAGCTGTGgaacccagagcctggcacagatgACAACAGCTGGTAGACATGGGAAGATCTCACATAGCTGGGGTCAGCTCATAGcaacccccccagcccccaccaagCCAAATAGCTCCcagatgtgttttttgttttttgttttttaagattttatccctttatttgatagagagagagaaaacgagggggggatagggagagggaagagcaggctctcttctgagcagggagctagacgtgggaatcgatcccaggaccctgggattatgaattgatccaaaggcagacacctaactgactgagccacccaggcaccccaagatgtgTGGTTTAGTGCCGTGTACCCACAGGCACACGACAGCATTAACACACAGACATCTTCCCTGCCTCTCACTTCCctgcccaccctgccctgccttcCCTGGCTCTAGCTGCTGTTTGTCCCCTGGAGGCTGTGCCCAGCTCATGGCATGACTCCTATCTCTGCCCAGGCCCTGGGTCCTGCCCCTCCTGGGCCCAGAGGCTCACCGCGCTCCACACCCAGCTCACCTCTAGCTTCCcccctcttcctcactctctaCATCAAGGCCCAGTCCAGGTCTCTCTCACCTtacttcctcccctccttcccatccACCCTGTCTCGGGTCTGGTCCTTAGTTCCCCCTTCCTGCAGCTTGCTCCCCCAGGGGCTGCTGCCCCCTGCCCGTTCCTGCCGCACGCACACCCTCTGTGACCCCTCGTTGTCTTCGTGGTTTCCCGGGTTCTCAGCTGGCCTCAGACCCCCTTCCAGCCTCTTGGCTCATGCTCCCCTAAACATCCCTCCTCTTTAAGGGGACAGGTCCCCCATCTCTGTGCCTTTGTTCTAGGCATCCCCTCAGCCCAAGAGCCTCAGCCCTGGCCCTCCTGTCCTTCTCTAGTTCCCTCTCAGCTTCCGGGATCCCCTAATAGCCCCGTGGCTGGGCAGGCCCTACCTGAGGGCCTCTCCTTGCAAAAGAGATTTGTGCCCCTCTGTGCCCAGCCTGGAACCCGGTGCATGGACTGGGCTGAAGAGAGCAGGCCCCGCCTCTGTCTGGACGGGCCTCCCACCGCTGCAGGTGGAGCCTCGTAACAAAACACGTGGAACACGCCCTAAGTGCCACACTCTGTGCCCGGTCCTCTACCCGCTGCATCACACCGAGCCTTAAAACTCCAGGAGGGGGCCTCAGGCATGGGCCCCAATTGATGCGTAGACAAAAAAgcccagcaaaggaaagaaagttgCCCCCATTCACCCAGCTCCCAAGCCCTGAAGCTGAGCTTTAAACCTATCCATAGCCTTCGGAGTCTCAGGGGCACATACCCTACGGACTAGTAGATAAAGGGACAGCTCTGTAGGGGACAGGCTGGGCCCTCAGAACCCAGGTGAGGGCAACATGGCCACGGGCCCAGCTGTGATCTCAGCCCAGGAACTGTGTCGGGTGGGAAGTCCTGATCCCTGGGGACCAGGCACGTGCCAAGGTAACTTTGCCCAGAGACCTCAGGACGAATCTCAGGGACCTGCACTGGCCTCCCTTCCAGATGTCCCCACCTGGAAGAGCTCTTTCTGGATCTCCTCGTCTGAGGTACCCGGTTGTTTTCTGTCTGTTGCCCTGGGTACATCTTGTACGGATTTGTCCCCGCCTGACATTCTCTTGTGACTTGGcattctcctgctctctcttccttaGCTCTGCAGGGACCCCAGATTTTCCCATCATCCTGCCCTGGCCCAGCCGGAGTGTCAAGGCCTTGACCATGATACAGTTTGGGGGTGGAGGCCAGATTGGCAGTCAAAGCtggtggtggcagtggggggctgggaggaaagagagcagagaggTCGAGGCCTGTGGGTCTCCAGTTCTGAAAACCAGGCCCCTTGGGTTTCCTCTTTGAGAGACAGGCCATGACAGGGAGCTCAGCTCCTACTGCAAGATGCAGATAAAGCCAGTGGTGTTTGGGGCACATAGGAAGGTGGATCCCAGAGTCTGGAGCACTTCCTGTCAGGATCCCCAGGGCCAGTTGCCTGGGACTGCAAGAAGAGGGGCAAGCTGGGGACAAGCAGAGCCCAGAGAAGCCAGCAGGACCCGAACAGCCTCTTCCTTGCCTCACAGGGTCACTGGGCCCGAGGTCCCCTCCCCCCGCACTCCATCATCATTTCAAGTGATTGGAGCTGAAGGGGATCTTTAGCTAATTAAAGGCAAGGCCACTAATTGCCCCTTGTAGGAGAGCAGGGCTGTGGCAGGGAGGAGATGGAGGGCTTCAGAGGGATTCAGGGGGCCGGGCATAGGACCCTGGCCCTGGTGGGGGAACCTCCCTCCAGACTATGTGTTTTGGAGGGGGACACTGTCAGAGACTCCCTGCAGTGGAACCATGGGAGAGAGGACCAGAGTGCCAGAGTCAGAGATCCCATCGAACGCCTATGTATCACTGGGAACATCCGTGTCCACCTCTACCCACCGCTGCCCACCCAGGGGTGTGGGCTGAGGCGGCGGACAGCGAGTGGCCCCCACAGACATCCTACGGATAACAGGTCAGATTTGAGGACAGCCAGAAGAAAGAATACCAGGGGCCCCAGCCCCACACCGGCcccccaagcaggaagcctggctgccaatctctgccttcctgtccccCACTCCCAGAAGTGCCAGCAGCCATGATCACCCACACAGCTGAGAGTGCTGGCCTCTCCCGGGGCTGCCCTCTGCCCAGCACCCAGCTCCGCTCCAGGCAGGATGTCCCCCAACCTGCCCTCAGAACTACCAAAGAGGCTTATTAGAGTTCTACTGCCGTGTAACAAATTTCCACAAATGCAGCAACTTAAAACAGCAAATTTATGATCTCAGCTTCTGGGGGTCAGAATTCTGGGCTGCAcagggctgggctccctgctgagggcctCACGGGGCTGAAGTCAGGGTGCGTGGGGGCTGGGTCCTCTCCCTGGGGCTCAGGCTTCTCTCCCAAGCCCACTGGTTGGGCCGGAATCCAGTTCCTTCGGTGCGGAATCAAGGTGTCGGTTCTTCCTTGGCTGGCAACCAGGAGCTGCCCTCAGCAACTGGAAGTCACCTGCACCCCTTGCCTGGTGGCCCTTCCAGCTCCAGAGTCATCCATGCACAGCCTCCTTGGCACTGAATCCGTGTCGTGCTTTGAACCTGTCTTCCTCTCATCGACCAGCCAGAGAAACTGCTTTTAAAGGGCCCAAGTAATTA belongs to Meles meles chromosome 9, mMelMel3.1 paternal haplotype, whole genome shotgun sequence and includes:
- the ECEL1 gene encoding endothelin-converting enzyme-like 1, translated to METPYSMSAHYDEFQEVKYVSRCGTGGARGASLPPGFPLAAGRSATGARAGLPRWNRREVCLLSGLVFAAGLCAILAAMLALKYLGPGAAGGGGGACSEGCPERKAFARAARFLAANLDASIDPCQDFYSFACGGWLRRHAIPDDKLTYGTIAAIGEQNEERLRRLLARPGGGPGGAAQRKVRAFFRSCLDMREIERLGPRPMLEVIEDCGGWDLGGAAERPAAAALWDLNRLLYKAQGVYSAAALFSLTVSLDDRNSSRYVIRIDQDGLTLPERTLYLAQDEESEKILAAYRVFMERLLNLLGAEAVEQKAAEILQLEQRLANITVSEYDDLRRDVSSTYNKVTLGQLQKITPHLQWKWLLDQIFQEDFSEDEEVVLLATDYMQQVSQLIRSTPRRILHNYLVWRVVVVLSEHLSPPFREALHELAREMEGNDKPQELARVCLGQANRHFGMALGALFVHEHFSAASKAKVQQLVEDVKYILGRRLEELDWMDAETKAAARAKLQYMMVMVGYPDFLLKPEAVDKEYEFEVHEKTYFKNILNSIRFSIQLSVKKIRQEVDKSTWLLPPQALNAYYLPNKNQMVFPAGILQPTLYDPDFPQSLNYGGIGTIIGHELTHGYDDWGGQYDRSGNLLHWWTEASYSRFLRKAECIVHLYDNFTVYNQRVNGKHTLGENIADMGGLKLAYYAYQKWVREHGPEHPLHRLKYTHNQLFFIAFAQNWCIKRRSQSIYLQVLTDKHAPEHYRVLGSVSQFEEFGRAFHCPKDSPMNPAHKCSVW